The Balearica regulorum gibbericeps isolate bBalReg1 chromosome 5, bBalReg1.pri, whole genome shotgun sequence genome window below encodes:
- the NPC2 gene encoding NPC intracellular cholesterol transporter 2: MVLCPLALLLALGATVLAEPLRFVDCGSKDGSIQEVNVSPCPTQPCLLHKGTSYSINVTFASKIESQGSKARVYGEMLHVDIPFPIPEPDGCKSGIQCPIQKGHSYSYLNKLPVKSEYPSIKLIVKWELVDDQDQMLFCWKIPVQITS, from the exons ATGGTGCTGTGCCCGCTCGCTTTGCTCCTGGCGCTGGGCGCCACCGTCCTGGCCGAGCCCCTCCGCTTCGTCGACTGCG GTTCCAAAGACGGCAGCATCCAAGAGGTGAACGTGAGCCCCTGCCCCACGCAGCCCTGTCTGCTCCATAAGGGAACATCCTACAGCATCAACGTCACCTTTGCCAGCA AGATCGAGAGCCAGGGCAGCAAAGCGAGGGTGTACGGTGAGATGCTGCATGTGGACATACCCTTTCCCATTCCTGAGCCTGATGGATGCAAGTCTGGAATCCAGTGCCCCATTCAGAAGGGCCATTCCTACAGCTACCTGAATAAACTCCCTGTGAAGAGCGAGTACCCCAGT atTAAACTGATTGTGAAGTGGGAGCTGGTGGATGACCAGGACCAGATGTTGTTCTGCTGGAAGATACCAGTACAGATCACCAGCTGA
- the ISCA2 gene encoding iron-sulfur cluster assembly 2 homolog, mitochondrial, translating to MAAPGALGRWWRLALGVRTSWCPAPLCRARTLPRPPPGPACAVGRPLRWASSFSQPGPTESDPSEGQVFLSESCVKRLLEITEGSEFLRLQVEGGGCSGFQYKFSLDTVINPDDRVFEQGGARVVVDVDSLAFVKGSMVDFSQELIRSSFQVVSNPQAEKGCSCGTSFSVKF from the exons ATGGCGGCGCCGGGGGCACTGGGGCGCTGGTGGAGGTTGGCGCTGGGAGTCCGGACGAG CTGGTGTCCCGCTCCGCTGTGCCGAGCACGAACGCTGCCGAGGCCCCCGCCGGGTCCTGCCTGTGCAGTTGGTCGCCCGCTGCGGTGGGCATCGTCCTTCTCCCAGCCGGGCCCGACGGAGAGCGACCCCAGCGAGGGACAGGTCTTCCTCAGCGAGAGCTGCGTGAAG agGCTGCTGGAGATCACAGAAGGCTCAGAGTTTCTCAGGCTACAGGTGGAAGGAGGTGGCTGCTCTGGATTCCAGTACAAGTTTTCCTTGGACACAGTTATCAATCCTGATGACAG ggtgTTTGAACAAGGTGGTGCCCGTGTGGTCGTGGATGTGGACAGCCTGGCCTTTGTGAAAGGTTCCATGGTGGACTTCAGCCAGGAGCTGATTCGCAGCTCcttccaggtggtgagcaaccCCCAGGCAGAGAAGGGTTGCTCATGTGGGACTTCCTTCTCCGTCAAATTCTGA